The proteins below are encoded in one region of Streptomyces roseirectus:
- a CDS encoding winged helix-turn-helix transcriptional regulator has product MAEDGTSKSATHIDVPDQVGEGLTTCLLRDVLDRVGDKWSVLIMALLGGGPRRYSDLRRSIDGISQRMLTLTLRSLERDGLVIRTVTPTTPPRVDYELTPVGHTLSTEVSSLIHWSERHREYISMSRRSYDAR; this is encoded by the coding sequence GTGGCAGAAGACGGCACCTCAAAGAGCGCTACGCACATCGATGTTCCCGACCAGGTCGGCGAGGGGTTGACCACCTGCTTGCTGCGGGACGTCCTGGACCGGGTCGGCGACAAGTGGAGCGTGCTGATCATGGCGCTCCTCGGCGGCGGCCCACGCCGCTACTCGGACCTGCGGCGCTCCATCGACGGCATCTCGCAGCGCATGCTCACGCTGACGCTGCGCAGCCTGGAGCGCGACGGACTGGTCATCCGCACGGTCACCCCGACCACCCCGCCCCGGGTCGACTACGAGCTGACCCCGGTCGGACACACGCTGTCCACGGAGGTCAGCTCCCTCATCCACTGGTCCGAGCGGCACCGGGAGTACATCAGCATGTCGCGCCGCAGCTACGACGCCCGGTAG
- a CDS encoding FMN-dependent NADH-azoreductase: protein MPTLLHLDTSPRIESATRRVTAEFAASWRAAHPDGTHVYRDLAALPVAHVDAEQVAVMHRLESGEVRDLDAARDAAVTPEEKASWAITWDLVEEVRAADTLVLGVPMHNFSLPATFKAWFDRLVIPPLVVDPATGTGPLSGKQVVVVTARGGAYGPGTPRYAYDFQEPYLKAAFGMVALADDLTFLHAEMTKSGHVPRLAGFQDMAAASLKQALEGARLQAQRGAEGYRAS from the coding sequence GTGCCCACCCTGTTGCACCTCGACACCAGCCCGCGCATCGAGTCGGCCACGCGGCGGGTCACCGCCGAGTTCGCCGCGTCCTGGCGGGCGGCCCACCCGGACGGGACCCACGTCTACCGGGATCTGGCGGCGCTGCCCGTGGCGCACGTCGACGCCGAGCAGGTCGCCGTCATGCACCGGCTGGAGAGCGGTGAGGTGCGCGACCTCGACGCGGCCCGCGACGCCGCCGTCACCCCCGAGGAGAAGGCGAGCTGGGCGATCACCTGGGACCTCGTCGAGGAGGTGCGGGCGGCCGACACGCTCGTCCTCGGGGTGCCCATGCACAACTTCTCGCTGCCCGCCACCTTCAAGGCGTGGTTCGACCGGCTGGTGATCCCCCCGCTGGTGGTGGACCCGGCGACGGGGACCGGACCGCTGTCCGGGAAGCAGGTCGTGGTGGTCACGGCCCGCGGCGGCGCCTACGGGCCGGGCACGCCCCGGTACGCGTACGACTTCCAGGAGCCCTATCTGAAGGCCGCGTTCGGCATGGTCGCCCTCGCGGACGACCTGACCTTCCTGCACGCCGAGATGACCAAGTCCGGGCATGTGCCGCGGCTGGCCGGGTTCCAGGACATGGCCGCCGCCTCCCTCAAGCAGGCCCTGGAGGGGGCGCGCCTACAGGCTCAGCGGGGGGCCGAGGGCTACCGGGCGTCGTAG
- a CDS encoding NAD-dependent epimerase/dehydratase family protein: MNGKKILVTGGTGQVAGPVAKALARDNEVWALGRFGTPGSEEALAEHGITTFRWDMDDTGDDTLKGVPEDFTHVVHSAVRRGEDGDFNTAVEVNTVATGRLMTHCRTAEAFLYVSTGALYARQTLDHAYTEDDPVDGVADWLPVYPVAKIATEGVVRAYARTLRLPTVIARLNIAYGPDGYGGVPMLYFKRMLAGEPIPVPVEGQNWCSLLYTDDLIDQVPRLWEAASVPAVLTNWGGDEAVGMTDCVRYLEELTGVEAKLVPSEVTRETYQFDPATRRRLTGPCRVGWREGIRRTVESMYPEYVK; encoded by the coding sequence ATGAACGGCAAGAAGATCCTGGTCACCGGGGGCACCGGCCAGGTGGCCGGACCGGTGGCCAAGGCCCTCGCGCGGGACAACGAGGTGTGGGCGCTCGGCCGGTTCGGCACCCCCGGCTCCGAGGAGGCGCTGGCCGAGCACGGCATCACCACGTTCCGCTGGGACATGGACGACACCGGCGACGACACCCTCAAGGGCGTGCCGGAGGACTTCACCCACGTCGTCCACTCCGCCGTGCGGCGCGGCGAGGACGGTGACTTCAACACGGCCGTCGAGGTCAACACGGTGGCCACCGGACGGCTGATGACCCACTGCCGGACCGCCGAGGCGTTCCTGTACGTCTCCACCGGCGCCCTGTACGCGCGCCAGACCCTGGACCACGCGTACACCGAGGACGACCCGGTCGACGGGGTCGCCGACTGGCTGCCCGTCTACCCCGTCGCCAAGATCGCCACGGAGGGTGTCGTCCGCGCGTATGCCCGTACCCTGCGGCTGCCGACCGTCATCGCCCGGCTCAACATCGCCTACGGGCCCGACGGTTACGGCGGTGTGCCGATGCTGTACTTCAAGCGGATGCTGGCCGGCGAGCCGATCCCGGTGCCCGTCGAGGGCCAGAACTGGTGCTCGCTGCTGTACACCGACGACCTGATCGACCAGGTGCCCCGGCTGTGGGAGGCCGCGTCGGTGCCGGCCGTGCTCACCAACTGGGGCGGTGACGAGGCGGTCGGGATGACCGACTGCGTCCGCTACCTGGAGGAGCTGACCGGGGTCGAGGCGAAACTGGTGCCGAGCGAAGTCACCCGGGAGACCTACCAGTTCGATCCGGCGACGCGCCGGCGGCTGACGGGCCCGTGCCGGGTCGGCTGGCGCGAGGGCATCCGCCGCACCGTCGAGTCCATGTATCCCGAGTACGTGAAGTGA
- a CDS encoding nuclear transport factor 2 family protein: MTQESNLHLIHAAYRAFHDRDVDALLAVLAEDVEWIHPEGMRPYGLGGTKVGHAGVKEFLAHVPTVLGGMRLHPLEFVQSGDRVVVFGVRDVTSHSGHTESLDFVHSWTLRGGRAVRMEDIFDTVLFHRLIES, translated from the coding sequence ATGACGCAGGAGAGCAACCTCCATCTGATCCACGCGGCGTACCGCGCGTTCCACGACCGGGACGTGGACGCGCTGCTGGCCGTCCTCGCCGAGGACGTGGAGTGGATCCACCCCGAGGGGATGCGCCCGTACGGTCTCGGCGGCACCAAGGTGGGCCACGCCGGGGTCAAGGAGTTCCTGGCCCACGTGCCGACCGTGCTGGGCGGTATGCGCCTGCACCCGCTGGAGTTCGTGCAGTCCGGCGACCGGGTCGTGGTCTTCGGCGTGCGGGACGTCACCTCGCACTCCGGGCACACCGAGTCCCTGGACTTCGTGCACTCCTGGACCCTGCGGGGCGGCCGGGCCGTCCGGATGGAGGACATCTTCGACACCGTCCTCTTCCACCGGCTGATAGAGAGCTGA
- the pheA gene encoding prephenate dehydratase, with product MTYAYLGPEGTFTQAALRRVAPGGQGRPFPTVPAALDAVRRGDCEAAVVPLENSVKGVVPVTMDQLVSAELHITAEVEVPVTFTLMARPGTGLDSVTEVLSHPHALDQCARWLAEQLPEARLRPVDSTAAAAREVAEAASAAGVAAVAAPLAADLYGLASLATGIGLRAGAVTRFVSVAPAWFPPARTWLDRTSLLVNPGDGPGRLVDILTEFCSRDIEVSRLHSWPTGDRLGSYRYFIDIDGHIENPPVREAVSAIAGLGAGARFLGSYPRWGRRPEELVHTGPAGAPVSLPPTRSPHPGA from the coding sequence ATGACGTACGCCTATCTGGGCCCGGAGGGCACGTTCACCCAGGCGGCGCTGCGCCGGGTCGCGCCCGGCGGGCAGGGCCGTCCCTTCCCCACGGTCCCCGCCGCGCTGGACGCGGTGCGCCGGGGGGACTGCGAGGCGGCCGTGGTGCCCCTGGAGAACTCCGTGAAGGGCGTGGTGCCCGTCACGATGGACCAGCTGGTCTCGGCGGAGCTGCACATCACGGCCGAGGTGGAGGTGCCGGTGACGTTCACGCTGATGGCCCGGCCCGGTACCGGACTCGACTCGGTCACCGAGGTGCTGAGCCATCCGCACGCGCTCGACCAGTGCGCGCGCTGGCTGGCGGAGCAGCTGCCCGAGGCGCGGCTGCGGCCCGTGGACTCCACGGCGGCGGCCGCGCGCGAGGTGGCCGAGGCGGCGTCGGCGGCGGGGGTCGCCGCGGTCGCGGCCCCGCTCGCGGCGGACCTGTACGGCCTCGCGTCCCTCGCCACCGGCATCGGTCTGCGGGCCGGCGCGGTGACCCGGTTCGTGTCGGTCGCCCCGGCCTGGTTCCCGCCGGCGCGGACCTGGCTGGACCGCACGTCCCTGCTGGTGAACCCCGGGGACGGCCCCGGCCGGCTGGTGGACATCCTCACCGAGTTCTGCTCCCGGGACATCGAGGTCAGCCGGCTCCACTCCTGGCCCACCGGCGACCGCCTCGGCAGCTACCGCTACTTCATCGACATCGACGGCCACATCGAGAACCCGCCCGTCCGGGAGGCGGTGTCGGCGATCGCCGGGCTCGGCGCGGGGGCCCGTTTCCTGGGCAGCTATCCGCGCTGGGGACGGCGGCCGGAGGAGCTGGTCCACACAGGACCGGCCGGCGCCCCCGTCTCCCTTCCCCCCACCCGTTCACCCCATCCAGGAGCGTGA